From Macaca mulatta isolate MMU2019108-1 chromosome 1, T2T-MMU8v2.0, whole genome shotgun sequence, the proteins below share one genomic window:
- the TNFRSF14 gene encoding tumor necrosis factor receptor superfamily member 14 isoform X2, translating into MEPPGGWGSPPRRPAPKADILTLVLYLTFLGSPCYAPALPSCKEDEYPVGSECCPKCGPGFHVRQACGEQTGTVCEPCSPGTYIAHFNGLSKCLQCQMCDPAMGLRTSRNCSTTANALCGCSPGHFCIIQDGDHCAACRAYATSSPGQRVQKGGTESQDTLCQNCPPGTFSSNGTLEECQHGTKCSKWLVTEAGPGTSSFRWVWWFLSGTLIVIVIVGLILGLICVKRRKSRGDVVKVIVSVQRKRQEAEGEAIVTEALQAPPDITTVAVEETEPAFTGRS; encoded by the exons ATGGAGCCTCCTGGAGGTTGGGGGTCTCCTCCCCGGAGACCCGCCCCCAAAGCCGACATCTTGACGCTG GTGCTGTATCTCACCTTCCTGGGATCCCCCTGCTACGCCCCAGCTCTGCCCTCCTGCAAAGAGGACGAGTACCCAGTGGGCTCTGAGTGCTGTCCCAAGTGCGGTCCAG GTTTCCACGTGAGGCAGGCCTGTGGGGAGCAGACGGGCACGGTGTGTGAACCCTGCTCTCCGGGGACCTACATTGCTCACTTCAATGGCCTGAGCAAGTGTCTGCAGTGCCAAATGTGTGACCCAG CCATGGGCCTGCGCACAAGCCGGAACTGCTCCACGACAGCGAACGCCCTGTGTGGCTGCAGCCCAGGCCACTTCTGCATCATCCAGGACGGGGACCACTGCGCCGCGTGCCGCGCTTACGCCACCTCCAGCCCGGGCCAGAGGGTACAGAAGGGAG GCACTGAGAGTCAGGACACCCTGTGTCAGAACTGCCCCCCGGGGACCTTCTCTTCCAATGGGACCCTGGAGGAATGCCAGCACGGGACCAA GTGCAGCAAATGGCTGGTGACGGAGGCCGGACCTGGGACCAGCAGCTtccgctgggtgtggtggtttctCTCAGGGACCCTCATCGTCATTGTCATTGTTGGCCTAATACTTGGCCTAATATGTgtgaaaagaagaaagtcaagGG GCGATGTAGTCAAGGTGATCGTCTCCGTCCAG CGGAAGAGACAGGAGGCAGAAGGTGAAGCCATAGTCACTGAGGCCCTGCAGGCCCCTCCGGACATCACCACAGTGGCCGTGGAAGAGACAGAACCTGCATTCACTGGGAGGAGCTGA
- the TNFRSF14 gene encoding tumor necrosis factor receptor superfamily member 14 precursor (The RefSeq protein has 1 substitution compared to this genomic sequence), which produces MEPPGGWGSPPRRPAPKADFLTLVLYLTFLGSPCYAPALPSCKEDEYPVGSECCPKCGPGFHVRQACGEQTGTVCEPCSPGTYIAHFNGLSKCLQCQMCDPAMGLRTSRNCSTTANALCGCSPGHFCIIQDGDHCAACRAYATSSPGQRVQKGGTESQDTLCQNCPPGTFSSNGTLEECQHGTKCSKWLVTEAGPGTSSFRWVWWFLSGTLIVIVIVGLILGLICVKRRKSRGDVVKVIVSVQRKRQEAEGEAIVTEALQAPPDITTVAVEETEPAFTGRS; this is translated from the exons ATGGAGCCTCCTGGAGGTTGGGGGTCTCCTCCCCGGAGACCCGCCCCCAAAGCCGACATCTTGACGCTG GTGCTGTATCTCACCTTCCTGGGATCCCCCTGCTACGCCCCAGCTCTGCCCTCCTGCAAAGAGGACGAGTACCCAGTGGGCTCTGAGTGCTGTCCCAAGTGCGGTCCAG GTTTCCACGTGAGGCAGGCCTGTGGGGAGCAGACGGGCACGGTGTGTGAACCCTGCTCTCCGGGGACCTACATTGCTCACTTCAATGGCCTGAGCAAGTGTCTGCAGTGCCAAATGTGTGACCCAG CCATGGGCCTGCGCACAAGCCGGAACTGCTCCACGACAGCGAACGCCCTGTGTGGCTGCAGCCCAGGCCACTTCTGCATCATCCAGGACGGGGACCACTGCGCCGCGTGCCGCGCTTACGCCACCTCCAGCCCGGGCCAGAGGGTACAGAAGGGAG GCACTGAGAGTCAGGACACCCTGTGTCAGAACTGCCCCCCGGGGACCTTCTCTTCCAATGGGACCCTGGAGGAATGCCAGCACGGGACCAA GTGCAGCAAATGGCTGGTGACGGAGGCCGGACCTGGGACCAGCAGCTtccgctgggtgtggtggtttctCTCAGGGACCCTCATCGTCATTGTCATTGTTGGCCTAATACTTGGCCTAATATGTgtgaaaagaagaaagtcaagGG GCGATGTAGTCAAGGTGATCGTCTCCGTCCAG CGGAAGAGACAGGAGGCAGAAGGTGAAGCCATAGTCACTGAGGCCCTGCAGGCCCCTCCGGACATCACCACAGTGGCCGTGGAAGAGACAGAACCTGCATTCACTGGGAGGAGCTGA
- the TNFRSF14 gene encoding tumor necrosis factor receptor superfamily member 14 isoform X3 — MPLSWPLLGPASSLFPAARRSRANPDPQHWAYHSEVLYLTFLGSPCYAPALPSCKEDEYPVGSECCPKCGPGFHVRQACGEQTGTVCEPCSPGTYIAHFNGLSKCLQCQMCDPAMGLRTSRNCSTTANALCGCSPGHFCIIQDGDHCAACRAYATSSPGQRVQKGGTESQDTLCQNCPPGTFSSNGTLEECQHGTKCSKWLVTEAGPGTSSFRWVWWFLSGTLIVIVIVGLILGLICVKRRKSRAEETGGRR; from the exons ATGCCCCTGTCCTGGCCGTTGCTGGGTCCTGCGTCCAGCCTGTTCCCGGCTGCCCGGAGATCTCGGGCTAACCCAGACCCCCAGCACTGGGCTTACCACAGTGAG GTGCTGTATCTCACCTTCCTGGGATCCCCCTGCTACGCCCCAGCTCTGCCCTCCTGCAAAGAGGACGAGTACCCAGTGGGCTCTGAGTGCTGTCCCAAGTGCGGTCCAG GTTTCCACGTGAGGCAGGCCTGTGGGGAGCAGACGGGCACGGTGTGTGAACCCTGCTCTCCGGGGACCTACATTGCTCACTTCAATGGCCTGAGCAAGTGTCTGCAGTGCCAAATGTGTGACCCAG CCATGGGCCTGCGCACAAGCCGGAACTGCTCCACGACAGCGAACGCCCTGTGTGGCTGCAGCCCAGGCCACTTCTGCATCATCCAGGACGGGGACCACTGCGCCGCGTGCCGCGCTTACGCCACCTCCAGCCCGGGCCAGAGGGTACAGAAGGGAG GCACTGAGAGTCAGGACACCCTGTGTCAGAACTGCCCCCCGGGGACCTTCTCTTCCAATGGGACCCTGGAGGAATGCCAGCACGGGACCAA GTGCAGCAAATGGCTGGTGACGGAGGCCGGACCTGGGACCAGCAGCTtccgctgggtgtggtggtttctCTCAGGGACCCTCATCGTCATTGTCATTGTTGGCCTAATACTTGGCCTAATATGTgtgaaaagaagaaagtcaagGG CGGAAGAGACAGGAGGCAGAAGGTGA
- the TNFRSF14 gene encoding tumor necrosis factor receptor superfamily member 14 isoform X1, giving the protein MPLSWPLLGPASSLFPAARRSRANPDPQHWAYHSEVLYLTFLGSPCYAPALPSCKEDEYPVGSECCPKCGPGFHVRQACGEQTGTVCEPCSPGTYIAHFNGLSKCLQCQMCDPAMGLRTSRNCSTTANALCGCSPGHFCIIQDGDHCAACRAYATSSPGQRVQKGGTESQDTLCQNCPPGTFSSNGTLEECQHGTKCSKWLVTEAGPGTSSFRWVWWFLSGTLIVIVIVGLILGLICVKRRKSRGDVVKVIVSVQRKRQEAEGEAIVTEALQAPPDITTVAVEETEPAFTGRS; this is encoded by the exons ATGCCCCTGTCCTGGCCGTTGCTGGGTCCTGCGTCCAGCCTGTTCCCGGCTGCCCGGAGATCTCGGGCTAACCCAGACCCCCAGCACTGGGCTTACCACAGTGAG GTGCTGTATCTCACCTTCCTGGGATCCCCCTGCTACGCCCCAGCTCTGCCCTCCTGCAAAGAGGACGAGTACCCAGTGGGCTCTGAGTGCTGTCCCAAGTGCGGTCCAG GTTTCCACGTGAGGCAGGCCTGTGGGGAGCAGACGGGCACGGTGTGTGAACCCTGCTCTCCGGGGACCTACATTGCTCACTTCAATGGCCTGAGCAAGTGTCTGCAGTGCCAAATGTGTGACCCAG CCATGGGCCTGCGCACAAGCCGGAACTGCTCCACGACAGCGAACGCCCTGTGTGGCTGCAGCCCAGGCCACTTCTGCATCATCCAGGACGGGGACCACTGCGCCGCGTGCCGCGCTTACGCCACCTCCAGCCCGGGCCAGAGGGTACAGAAGGGAG GCACTGAGAGTCAGGACACCCTGTGTCAGAACTGCCCCCCGGGGACCTTCTCTTCCAATGGGACCCTGGAGGAATGCCAGCACGGGACCAA GTGCAGCAAATGGCTGGTGACGGAGGCCGGACCTGGGACCAGCAGCTtccgctgggtgtggtggtttctCTCAGGGACCCTCATCGTCATTGTCATTGTTGGCCTAATACTTGGCCTAATATGTgtgaaaagaagaaagtcaagGG GCGATGTAGTCAAGGTGATCGTCTCCGTCCAG CGGAAGAGACAGGAGGCAGAAGGTGAAGCCATAGTCACTGAGGCCCTGCAGGCCCCTCCGGACATCACCACAGTGGCCGTGGAAGAGACAGAACCTGCATTCACTGGGAGGAGCTGA
- the TNFRSF14 gene encoding tumor necrosis factor receptor superfamily member 14 isoform X6 has translation MEPPGGWGSPPRRPAPKADILTLVLYLTFLGSPCYAPALPSCKEDEYPVGSECCPKCGPGFHVRQACGEQTGTVCEPCSPGTYIAHFNGLSKCLQCQMCDPAMGLRTSRNCSTTANALCGCSPGHFCIIQDGDHCAACRAYATSSPGQRVQKGGTESQDTLCQNCPPGTFSSNGTLEECQHGTKCSKWLVTEAGPGTSSFRWVWWFLSGTLIVIVIVGLILGLICVKRRKSRAEETGGRR, from the exons ATGGAGCCTCCTGGAGGTTGGGGGTCTCCTCCCCGGAGACCCGCCCCCAAAGCCGACATCTTGACGCTG GTGCTGTATCTCACCTTCCTGGGATCCCCCTGCTACGCCCCAGCTCTGCCCTCCTGCAAAGAGGACGAGTACCCAGTGGGCTCTGAGTGCTGTCCCAAGTGCGGTCCAG GTTTCCACGTGAGGCAGGCCTGTGGGGAGCAGACGGGCACGGTGTGTGAACCCTGCTCTCCGGGGACCTACATTGCTCACTTCAATGGCCTGAGCAAGTGTCTGCAGTGCCAAATGTGTGACCCAG CCATGGGCCTGCGCACAAGCCGGAACTGCTCCACGACAGCGAACGCCCTGTGTGGCTGCAGCCCAGGCCACTTCTGCATCATCCAGGACGGGGACCACTGCGCCGCGTGCCGCGCTTACGCCACCTCCAGCCCGGGCCAGAGGGTACAGAAGGGAG GCACTGAGAGTCAGGACACCCTGTGTCAGAACTGCCCCCCGGGGACCTTCTCTTCCAATGGGACCCTGGAGGAATGCCAGCACGGGACCAA GTGCAGCAAATGGCTGGTGACGGAGGCCGGACCTGGGACCAGCAGCTtccgctgggtgtggtggtttctCTCAGGGACCCTCATCGTCATTGTCATTGTTGGCCTAATACTTGGCCTAATATGTgtgaaaagaagaaagtcaagGG CGGAAGAGACAGGAGGCAGAAGGTGA
- the TNFRSF14 gene encoding tumor necrosis factor receptor superfamily member 14 isoform X5, producing MGSRRGLLQTREVPTLCVAGFHVRQACGEQTGTVCEPCSPGTYIAHFNGLSKCLQCQMCDPAMGLRTSRNCSTTANALCGCSPGHFCIIQDGDHCAACRAYATSSPGQRVQKGGTESQDTLCQNCPPGTFSSNGTLEECQHGTKCSKWLVTEAGPGTSSFRWVWWFLSGTLIVIVIVGLILGLICVKRRKSRGDVVKVIVSVQRKRQEAEGEAIVTEALQAPPDITTVAVEETEPAFTGRS from the exons ATGGGCTCCCGAAGGGGCCTCCTGCAGACACGCGAAGTTCCCACTCTCTGTGTGGCAGGTTTCCACGTGAGGCAGGCCTGTGGGGAGCAGACGGGCACGGTGTGTGAACCCTGCTCTCCGGGGACCTACATTGCTCACTTCAATGGCCTGAGCAAGTGTCTGCAGTGCCAAATGTGTGACCCAG CCATGGGCCTGCGCACAAGCCGGAACTGCTCCACGACAGCGAACGCCCTGTGTGGCTGCAGCCCAGGCCACTTCTGCATCATCCAGGACGGGGACCACTGCGCCGCGTGCCGCGCTTACGCCACCTCCAGCCCGGGCCAGAGGGTACAGAAGGGAG GCACTGAGAGTCAGGACACCCTGTGTCAGAACTGCCCCCCGGGGACCTTCTCTTCCAATGGGACCCTGGAGGAATGCCAGCACGGGACCAA GTGCAGCAAATGGCTGGTGACGGAGGCCGGACCTGGGACCAGCAGCTtccgctgggtgtggtggtttctCTCAGGGACCCTCATCGTCATTGTCATTGTTGGCCTAATACTTGGCCTAATATGTgtgaaaagaagaaagtcaagGG GCGATGTAGTCAAGGTGATCGTCTCCGTCCAG CGGAAGAGACAGGAGGCAGAAGGTGAAGCCATAGTCACTGAGGCCCTGCAGGCCCCTCCGGACATCACCACAGTGGCCGTGGAAGAGACAGAACCTGCATTCACTGGGAGGAGCTGA
- the TNFRSF14 gene encoding tumor necrosis factor receptor superfamily member 14 isoform X4 — translation MEPPGGWGSPPRRPAPKADILTLVLYLTFLGSPCYAPALPSCKEDEYPVGSECCPKCGPGFHVRQACGEQTGTVCEPCSPGTYIAHFNGLSKCLQCQMCDPAMGLRTSRNCSTTANALCGCSPGHFCIIQDGDHCAACRAYATSSPGQRVQKGGTESQDTLCQNCPPGTFSSNGTLEECQHGTKCSKWLVTEAGPGTSSFRWVWWFLSGTLIVIVIVGLILGLICVKRRKSRGGVSTLCVPAAEETGGRR, via the exons ATGGAGCCTCCTGGAGGTTGGGGGTCTCCTCCCCGGAGACCCGCCCCCAAAGCCGACATCTTGACGCTG GTGCTGTATCTCACCTTCCTGGGATCCCCCTGCTACGCCCCAGCTCTGCCCTCCTGCAAAGAGGACGAGTACCCAGTGGGCTCTGAGTGCTGTCCCAAGTGCGGTCCAG GTTTCCACGTGAGGCAGGCCTGTGGGGAGCAGACGGGCACGGTGTGTGAACCCTGCTCTCCGGGGACCTACATTGCTCACTTCAATGGCCTGAGCAAGTGTCTGCAGTGCCAAATGTGTGACCCAG CCATGGGCCTGCGCACAAGCCGGAACTGCTCCACGACAGCGAACGCCCTGTGTGGCTGCAGCCCAGGCCACTTCTGCATCATCCAGGACGGGGACCACTGCGCCGCGTGCCGCGCTTACGCCACCTCCAGCCCGGGCCAGAGGGTACAGAAGGGAG GCACTGAGAGTCAGGACACCCTGTGTCAGAACTGCCCCCCGGGGACCTTCTCTTCCAATGGGACCCTGGAGGAATGCCAGCACGGGACCAA GTGCAGCAAATGGCTGGTGACGGAGGCCGGACCTGGGACCAGCAGCTtccgctgggtgtggtggtttctCTCAGGGACCCTCATCGTCATTGTCATTGTTGGCCTAATACTTGGCCTAATATGTgtgaaaagaagaaagtcaagGG GCGGGGTCTCCACGCTTTGTGTGCCCGCAGCGGAAGAGACAGGAGGCAGAAGGTGA